CGTCTACGGTGTTCGCAAGTCCGCGAGGGTGGAGCGCAGCCAGGCGAGTTCTGCCCGGCTGGTCGCGCGGGCGATGGTGAGGATGCCGCGACGGAACGGGTCGTCCAACTCCTCCGCGCGCAGCGGCCGTTCACCGTCGTAGAAGAAGCTGGCCGGTTCCTCGAGGAACGCCAGCCTGCGCGCGAGCACCGTCGCCTGCGCCGACGGGTCGTCGAGGTGTCTCAGGAACGCGAGGACCGTGAACCAGCGGTTCTCGTCGGTGATGTCGGCCCGCCCGGGCTCCGCCAGCCTGCCGCGGAGTTCCTCCCGGCCCGCGGCGGTCAGGCTGAGGACGTGGCGCTGGGCCGCGACCGACCCTGGCTGTGTCTCGCGGGTGAGTAGGCCCGCCTTCTCCAGGCGCTTGATCGCCGGGTAGAGCGTGCTCTCGGCGACGGGCCGCACGTGGCCGGTCAGTGCCGTGATCCGTTTGCGCAGCTCGTAACCGTGCAGAGGGGCGTCGTAGAGGAAGCCGAGGATGGCGAGTTCCAGCATGCCCTCATTGTGCCGCACTCCCTCCGGGTTCGGTGTACATCGGTCTGGCAATACATCGGTGCCGATGTATGCTCTGCGGAGTGCCCCGTAAGGGCGGGGCTGTGCGGTTGCTGGGGAGAGGGAGTGGGGGCGCATGATGAAGCAGGCCCGGTTCGACTCGCAGGAGAGCCACATCCGCTGGGTCGAGGCCGATGGGGACGGGGCGTCGCGGGTGTACGTCCATGGGTTGGGGTCCGCCTCGACCGTCTACCACGCGCACATAGCCGGCAGGCCCGAACTCGCGGGCCGTCGTTCGCTGTTCGTCGACCTGCCGGGGCACGGCATCAGTGACCGGCCCGCCGACTTCGGGTACTCGCTGGACGATCACGCCGACGCCCTGGCGGCCGCTCTCGACGCATCCGGCGCGTCCGGCGCCGAGCTCGTCGCGCACAGCATGGGCGGCGCCGTGGCGATCGTCCTCGCCCACCGGCGCCCCGACCTCGTGTCGCGGCTCGTGCTCACCGAGGCCAACCTCGATCCGTATCCTCCCCGCGTGGAGGGCAGCAGCGGAATCGCCTCTTACGGGGAGGATGAGTACGTCACGGGCGGCGGCCACGCGCGCGTGCTCGCCAAGATAGGCCCCCTGTGGGCCGCCACCATGCGCCTCGCGGACCCCCTCGCCCTGCACCGCACCGCTGTCGGGCTCGCCCGCGGCACCCGCCCCATCATGCGGCGGATGCTCATGGACCTGGACATCGACCGCCTGTATCTGCAGGGCGCGCGCAGCGGTGAACTCGCGGACCGCGCGGGCCTCGAGGCCGCGGGCGTGCGCGTGCGCACCGTGCCCGACGCCGGGCACAACGTCATGTTCGACAACGCGGAGGCCTTCGCGGCGGCGGTCGCGGGCGACCACGCCATCGCGTAGCCCGGCATGGGGGACGGGGGCAACGCCCCTACGGCGTCAGGCCCGGCGCTCCGCCAACGCGAGGAAACGGTCGTCCTCATCCACGTACGACGTCATCTGCCAGCCCGAACCGGCAAGCAGTGAGCGGAGGTTCGGTTCGGCGCGCAGGTCGTCCGGGGTGAGTTCGCGGCCCTGCCGGGCGGCCAGTGCCGCCCGCCCGATGGGGTGGAACAGTGCGAGGAGTCCGCCCGGGCGCACCACCCTCGCCAACTCGAGCAGATTTTCCTGGGGTTGGGGCAGGTGCGCGACAAGGCCGGAGCCGAAGACGGCGTCGAGCGACTCGGACCGTACCGGCAGGCGCGTCACGTCGGCGAGCATCAGGGAGCCGGCGCGATCTCGTCCCGCCCGCACGGCGGCCTCCAGCATCGCGGGCGTCAGGTCGACGCCGAGTACGGCTCCCGAAGGCCCCACGGCGTCCCTGAGCGCCGGCAGGGCGCGCCCTGTGCCGCATCCCGCGTCGAGGACCCGGTCGCCCGCGCGGAGCCCCAGTTCGGCGACGGCCGCCTCGAAGCGCGGACCGTCGTCGGGGAACCGTGTGTCCCAGTGGGCCGCGCGGGCCGAGAAGAACTCCTGTACGTGCGTATGGTCGTCGCTCATGACTCCATGATCTCTCGCGTGGGGGCGGGGGCGCAGGCGCGTGTGGGTGATCGAAAACTCCGCATGCGACCGATGAGAACCGATGCGAACCGAAACCGCCGCATGCGCGGACGGTGCACATGTTCGAGCCTGACGCGATCGTTCAGGTGCGTCTCTCTGTCATATTCCAGCACCTTTCGAAATGCGCCCCTGTTGCGCGCCTCCGAGAGGTCTAGCGTCCCGGAGCCATGGGACACCTGGACCACGCCACCTTCGGCTGGCTTACCCCCGTGCTGTCATACGTGATGGCCTCCATCGGCGCCGCGCTCGGTCTGCGCTGCACCGTCCGCGCCCTTGGCGCCACCGGCCGTTCGCGGCGCAACTGGCTGATCACGGCGGCGTCCGCGATCGGCACCGGCATCTGGACGATGCACTTCGTGGCGATGCTCGGCTTCGGCGTCACCGGTACGGAGATCCGCTACAACGTGCCGCTCACCGTCGTCAGCCTGGTCGTCGCCGTGGCCGTCGTGGGCGTCGGCGTCTTCGCCGTCGGCTACGGCCGCGACCGCAACCGGGCCCTCGCCCTCGGCGGGCTCACCACGGGGCTCGGCGTCGCGAGCATGCACTACCTGGGCATGGCGGCGCTGCGCCTGCACGGCCAGGTGCGCTACGACCCGCTGCTCGTGGGGCTCTCCGTCGCCATTGCCGTCGTCGCCGCGACGGCAGCCCTCTGGGCGGGGCTCAACATCAAGTCGCCCGCCGCTGTCGCGGTCGCCTCCCTCGTCATGGGAGGCGCGGTGACCAGCATGCACTACACCGGAATGATGGCGGTGAGCGTGAAGGTCGCGTCCTCCGCAGCGGCCCTGCCCGGGGCCACGGCCATGCAGTTCATCTTCCCCCTCGCCGTCGGCCTCGGGTCCTACCTGTTCCTGACCTCCGCGTTCGTCGCGCTGTCCCCCACCACGGGGGAGCGCGAGGCCTCCGCGTCGGCCCAGCGGCCCGTCGAGAGCGTCGCCCGCTGACAGCGGACCGGAGCCGTCACCCTTCGCACCACGAGCGCACCACGAGCGAGGAGGCCATGCGTACACCCCGTAGGACCCCCATCAACGGCGCGCCGCCCAAGCCCGCGCCCCCGGCGCGCGGACGGCGCGCGCACGCCGGACCGCCCGCGGAAGAGCACCACACAGCGGACGGCCCGTCCGCTCCTGTCGTGCCTCCCACGCGCGCGGGCGGCCGAGGGCTGCGGCCCCGTACCGTCCGCGCCAAGATCGTGTGCCTTCTGATGGTGCCCGTCGTCTCCCTGCTGGCTCTGTGGGCGTACGCGACAGTCACCACCGCCCAGGACGTCGCCCGTATGCGGCAGTTGCAGCGAGTCGACTCGACGGTTCGCGGCCCGGTCGCCGACGCGGTCGCCGCGCTCCAGGCCGAACGCACCGCGGCCGTCGCGTACTCCGCCAAGCCCGCGGCCGACCGCGGTGACGCCCTCAGGACGCGCACCTCGGCGACCGACAAGGCCGTGGCGAAGCTCCGCCTCGGCGACGGCAACACCGTCGCGGACGGCGCCGATCTGCCCGCCCTGGTCGGTGAGCGCCTCTCGGTGTTCGTCTCCGGCGCCGACAAGCTGCGCTCCGTGCGCAGCGCGGTGCTCGGCCGGCGGACCGGCTGGGAGGGGACGTACGAGCAGTACACGAAGACGATCGACTCGGCGTTCGCCGTCAACGGAGCGGTGACCGGGATCCAGGACGACCGGCTCGGCTCCGACGCGCGCGTGCTGCTCGAGTTCTCTCGGTCCGGCGAGATGCTCGCCCGCGAGGACTCCCTGCTCACCGCCGCACGGCTCGCGGGCTCGCTGGACGGCGCACGGCTGCGGCTGTTCACGGGAGCGGTCGATACGCGGAGGACCCTCGCCGAAGCGGCCGTCGCCGATCTCCCGGCACCGCAACGGACCGCCTGGCGCAACCTCGTGGAGGGGAGGGCGTACGGCGACGTACGCGCCGTCGAGGACAAAGCGATCGCCGCTCGCCCCGGTCGCGCGGCGCTCGACGCGGCGCCCGCACTCACCTGGGACAGTGCGCACACGACCGTGCAGAACCGCTTCCGCTCGATCGAGGCGGACGCGGCGCGCACGGCCGCGGTCCGGGCGGATCCGTTCACCCGCGGACTGCTCACGCCCGCGGGCGCCGCCGTCCTCTTCGGCCTGCTGGCCGTCGCCGCCTCGCTCGTGATCTCCGTACGCATCGGCCGAGGCCTGGTCATCGAACTGATCAGCCTGCGCAACACCGCGCTGGAGATCGCCCGGCGCAAACTCCCGCACGCCATGCGGAAACTGCGCGCCGGCGAGGAGATCGACGTCCGTGCGGAAGCGCCGGAAGGCCCTCCCGCCGAGGACGAGACCGGACAGGTCGCCGAGGCACTCGGCACCGTGCACAGGGCGGCCCTGCGCGCCGCCGCCGAACGCGCGGAACTCGCCAGCGGGATCTCCGGTGTCTTCGTCAACCTCGCCCGCCGCAGCCAGGTCCTCGTCCACCGCCAGCTCGGCCTCCTCGACACCATGGAGCGCAGGGCCGAGGACCCGAACGAACTCAGCGACCTCTTCCGCCTCGACCACCTCACGACCCGCATGCGGCGCCACGCGGAAAGCCTGATCATCCTCTCCGGAGCCGCCCCGGGCCGCGCCTGGCGCACTCCCGTCTCGCTGACCAATGTGGTCCGCGCGGCCGTCTCCGAAGTCGAGGACTACGCGCGCGTGGAGGTACGGCAACTGCCCGCCGCCTCCGTACAGGGCGCCGCGGTCGCCGACCTCACCCACCTCCTGGCCGAACTCGTCGAGAACGCCGCCCAGTTCTCCCCACCGCA
The DNA window shown above is from Streptomyces sp. NBC_01445 and carries:
- a CDS encoding PadR family transcriptional regulator, with the translated sequence MLELAILGFLYDAPLHGYELRKRITALTGHVRPVAESTLYPAIKRLEKAGLLTRETQPGSVAAQRHVLSLTAAGREELRGRLAEPGRADITDENRWFTVLAFLRHLDDPSAQATVLARRLAFLEEPASFFYDGERPLRAEELDDPFRRGILTIARATSRAELAWLRSTLADLRTP
- a CDS encoding alpha/beta fold hydrolase, which gives rise to MKQARFDSQESHIRWVEADGDGASRVYVHGLGSASTVYHAHIAGRPELAGRRSLFVDLPGHGISDRPADFGYSLDDHADALAAALDASGASGAELVAHSMGGAVAIVLAHRRPDLVSRLVLTEANLDPYPPRVEGSSGIASYGEDEYVTGGGHARVLAKIGPLWAATMRLADPLALHRTAVGLARGTRPIMRRMLMDLDIDRLYLQGARSGELADRAGLEAAGVRVRTVPDAGHNVMFDNAEAFAAAVAGDHAIA
- a CDS encoding class I SAM-dependent methyltransferase → MSDDHTHVQEFFSARAAHWDTRFPDDGPRFEAAVAELGLRAGDRVLDAGCGTGRALPALRDAVGPSGAVLGVDLTPAMLEAAVRAGRDRAGSLMLADVTRLPVRSESLDAVFGSGLVAHLPQPQENLLELARVVRPGGLLALFHPIGRAALAARQGRELTPDDLRAEPNLRSLLAGSGWQMTSYVDEDDRFLALAERRA
- a CDS encoding MHYT domain-containing protein, which translates into the protein MGHLDHATFGWLTPVLSYVMASIGAALGLRCTVRALGATGRSRRNWLITAASAIGTGIWTMHFVAMLGFGVTGTEIRYNVPLTVVSLVVAVAVVGVGVFAVGYGRDRNRALALGGLTTGLGVASMHYLGMAALRLHGQVRYDPLLVGLSVAIAVVAATAALWAGLNIKSPAAVAVASLVMGGAVTSMHYTGMMAVSVKVASSAAALPGATAMQFIFPLAVGLGSYLFLTSAFVALSPTTGEREASASAQRPVESVAR
- a CDS encoding sensor histidine kinase, giving the protein MRTPRRTPINGAPPKPAPPARGRRAHAGPPAEEHHTADGPSAPVVPPTRAGGRGLRPRTVRAKIVCLLMVPVVSLLALWAYATVTTAQDVARMRQLQRVDSTVRGPVADAVAALQAERTAAVAYSAKPAADRGDALRTRTSATDKAVAKLRLGDGNTVADGADLPALVGERLSVFVSGADKLRSVRSAVLGRRTGWEGTYEQYTKTIDSAFAVNGAVTGIQDDRLGSDARVLLEFSRSGEMLAREDSLLTAARLAGSLDGARLRLFTGAVDTRRTLAEAAVADLPAPQRTAWRNLVEGRAYGDVRAVEDKAIAARPGRAALDAAPALTWDSAHTTVQNRFRSIEADAARTAAVRADPFTRGLLTPAGAAVLFGLLAVAASLVISVRIGRGLVIELISLRNTALEIARRKLPHAMRKLRAGEEIDVRAEAPEGPPAEDETGQVAEALGTVHRAALRAAAERAELASGISGVFVNLARRSQVLVHRQLGLLDTMERRAEDPNELSDLFRLDHLTTRMRRHAESLIILSGAAPGRAWRTPVSLTNVVRAAVSEVEDYARVEVRQLPAASVQGAAVADLTHLLAELVENAAQFSPPHTKVRVSGEPVGNGYALEIEDRGLGMGKETLAEANNRIAHSEALDLFDSDRLGLFVVSRLAHRHGIKVHLRTSPYGGTTTVVLLPTPLLHAGTPERADTTQEHAMEHHYARVPDPEALHMNGNSVPAQGPRPAIAAAVHAVPDTDTAHDTPTPPGVTALRLHRQPANNADNTDDESPDGLPKRVRQASLAPQLRERPEEQNGAAQRPESDARTPEEARQRMAAFRDGWVRGGGRPPGAGSGPVPRSDSTEGDPT